From a single Triplophysa rosa linkage group LG1, Trosa_1v2, whole genome shotgun sequence genomic region:
- the cd82a gene encoding CD82 molecule a isoform X1: MITSGHMTAHCIRSTHSHTITQTAPQGSAPHCSIVCQAVCAKVVFAGEPLRYSEDSQSDEDSSIALKVATYILIGVGSFSMILGFLGCLGTIYEIRCLLGFYFTCLLVILLAQVAAAVLIYFQRDVLRKETTEIVSKITVNYPGQNKTAEQAWDYIQRTMQCCGWDGRMDWFLNHVIKNNSQFLYPCSCHNTSFPPSNVADSGFCEATSKDWPTYEMGCLANVESWLFTNYGVILGICLGVAVIELLGMILSMGLCKSVHQEDYTKVPKY; encoded by the exons ATGATTACATCAGGTCACATGACGGCCCATTGTATCCGTAGCACCCACAGTCACACAATCACACAGACAGCCCCACAGGGCTCCGCTCCACACTGCAGTATTGTTTGCCAGGCTGTCTGTGCTAAAGTTGTTTTTGCCGGGGAGCCATTGAGGTATTCTGAGGATTCTCAGTCTGACG agGACTCATCCATTGCCTTAAAGGTGGCCACTTATATTCTGATTGGTGTGGGATCATTCTCCATGATTCTGGGATTTCTGGGCTGTCTGGGGACCATCTATGAGATCCGCTGTTTGCTTGGATTT TACTTCACCTGTCTGTTAGTCATTCTCCTCGCTCAAGTGGCTGCTGCCGTTCTCATCTACTTCCAGCGTGATGTG TTGAGGAAGGAGACAACTGAAATTGTGTCCAAAATCACGGTGAACTACCCTGGACAGAACAAAACAGCTGAGCAGGCCTGGGACTACATCCAGAGAACA ATGCAGTGTTGTGGCTGGGATGGGCGTATGGATTGGTTTTTAAACCATGTAATAAAGAACAATTCACAGTTTTTGTACCCATGCTCCTGCCACAATACTTCCTTCCCTCCTTCTAATGTTGCAGATAGTGGCTTCTGCGAGGCCACATCTAAGGACTGGCCCACCTATGAGATG GGCTGCCTGGCGAACGTGGAGAGCTGGCTCTTCACAAATTATGGAGTCATTCTTGGAATCTGCCTTGGTGTGGCTGTCATTGAG CTCCTCGGTATGATTCTGTCCATGGGCCTTTGCAAAAGTGTACACCAAGAGGACTACACCAAAGTGCCAAAGTACTGA
- the cd82a gene encoding CD82 molecule a isoform X3 has protein sequence MITSGHMTAHCIRSTHSHTITQTAPQGSAPHCSIVCQAVCAKVVFAGEPLRYSEDSQSDEDSSIALKVATYILIGVGSFSMILGFLGCLGTIYEIRCLLGFYFTCLLVILLAQVAAAVLIYFQRDVLRKETTEIVSKITVNYPGQNKTAEQAWDYIQRTILPSLLLMLQIVASARPHLRTGPPMRWAAWRTWRAGSSQIMESFLESALVWLSLSSSV, from the exons ATGATTACATCAGGTCACATGACGGCCCATTGTATCCGTAGCACCCACAGTCACACAATCACACAGACAGCCCCACAGGGCTCCGCTCCACACTGCAGTATTGTTTGCCAGGCTGTCTGTGCTAAAGTTGTTTTTGCCGGGGAGCCATTGAGGTATTCTGAGGATTCTCAGTCTGACG agGACTCATCCATTGCCTTAAAGGTGGCCACTTATATTCTGATTGGTGTGGGATCATTCTCCATGATTCTGGGATTTCTGGGCTGTCTGGGGACCATCTATGAGATCCGCTGTTTGCTTGGATTT TACTTCACCTGTCTGTTAGTCATTCTCCTCGCTCAAGTGGCTGCTGCCGTTCTCATCTACTTCCAGCGTGATGTG TTGAGGAAGGAGACAACTGAAATTGTGTCCAAAATCACGGTGAACTACCCTGGACAGAACAAAACAGCTGAGCAGGCCTGGGACTACATCCAGAGA ACAATACTTCCTTCCCTCCTTCTAATGTTGCAGATAGTGGCTTCTGCGAGGCCACATCTAAGGACTGGCCCACCTATGAGATG GGCTGCCTGGCGAACGTGGAGAGCTGGCTCTTCACAAATTATGGAGTCATTCTTGGAATCTGCCTTGGTGTGGCTGTCATTGAG CTCCTCGGTATGA
- the cd82a gene encoding CD82 molecule a isoform X2: protein MGKGCITSTKYFLFLFNLIFFIFGSTIMGFGLWILLDNQSFIAVLQDSSIALKVATYILIGVGSFSMILGFLGCLGTIYEIRCLLGFYFTCLLVILLAQVAAAVLIYFQRDVLRKETTEIVSKITVNYPGQNKTAEQAWDYIQRTMQCCGWDGRMDWFLNHVIKNNSQFLYPCSCHNTSFPPSNVADSGFCEATSKDWPTYEMGCLANVESWLFTNYGVILGICLGVAVIELLGMILSMGLCKSVHQEDYTKVPKY from the exons ATCTTCGGATCTACGATTATGGGATTTGGCCTGTGGATCCTCCTAGACAATCAGAGCTTCATCGCAGTGTTGC agGACTCATCCATTGCCTTAAAGGTGGCCACTTATATTCTGATTGGTGTGGGATCATTCTCCATGATTCTGGGATTTCTGGGCTGTCTGGGGACCATCTATGAGATCCGCTGTTTGCTTGGATTT TACTTCACCTGTCTGTTAGTCATTCTCCTCGCTCAAGTGGCTGCTGCCGTTCTCATCTACTTCCAGCGTGATGTG TTGAGGAAGGAGACAACTGAAATTGTGTCCAAAATCACGGTGAACTACCCTGGACAGAACAAAACAGCTGAGCAGGCCTGGGACTACATCCAGAGAACA ATGCAGTGTTGTGGCTGGGATGGGCGTATGGATTGGTTTTTAAACCATGTAATAAAGAACAATTCACAGTTTTTGTACCCATGCTCCTGCCACAATACTTCCTTCCCTCCTTCTAATGTTGCAGATAGTGGCTTCTGCGAGGCCACATCTAAGGACTGGCCCACCTATGAGATG GGCTGCCTGGCGAACGTGGAGAGCTGGCTCTTCACAAATTATGGAGTCATTCTTGGAATCTGCCTTGGTGTGGCTGTCATTGAG CTCCTCGGTATGATTCTGTCCATGGGCCTTTGCAAAAGTGTACACCAAGAGGACTACACCAAAGTGCCAAAGTACTGA